One genomic region from Spirosoma sp. KCTC 42546 encodes:
- a CDS encoding MmcQ/YjbR family DNA-binding protein, whose product MINLDLIRQVALSLPETTEQPHFEKPSFKVGKKIFATYNGPHNRVCVKLSEIDQDVFSTFDSSIIYPVPNKWGKQGWTLINLANVPEETLVDALTMAYCEVAPKKLAMIVKQSRYE is encoded by the coding sequence ATGATTAACCTGGACCTGATTAGACAAGTAGCCCTGTCTCTGCCCGAAACAACCGAACAGCCCCATTTCGAAAAACCTTCGTTTAAAGTAGGTAAAAAGATATTTGCTACCTACAATGGACCGCATAATCGGGTCTGTGTGAAGTTGTCTGAAATAGACCAGGACGTTTTTTCGACGTTTGATAGCTCGATTATTTATCCCGTTCCGAATAAGTGGGGAAAGCAGGGTTGGACACTCATCAACCTCGCTAATGTTCCTGAAGAGACACTGGTCGATGCCCTCACAATGGCCTACTGCGAAGTGGCCCCTAAAAAGCTAGCCATGATAGTCAAACAAAGTCGATATGAGTAA